A stretch of the Clostridium fungisolvens genome encodes the following:
- a CDS encoding ABC transporter ATP-binding protein, giving the protein MANLSLKHIYKVYQGDVTAVKDFNLEIEDKEFIVFVGPSGCGKSTTLRMIAGLEEISDGELWIGDKIVNDVAPKDRDIAMVFQSYALYPHMTVYDNMAFGLKLRKVDKAEIDKKVREAAKSLDIEHLLDRKPKALSGGQRQRVALGRAIVREPKVFLMDEPLSNLDAKLRVQMRTEISKLHKRLQTTFIYVTHDQTEAMTMGTRIVVMRDGLVQQVASPQEVYDHPANIFVAGFIGSPQMNFLDAKVSEEQGKVALTVGTERIVLNDQQSSVLKKNNYVGKDVIMGIRPEHIDDDPDFIARNQNSIIEAKVEVTELMGAESYIYVSKDGNNMTIRVNGSTKLESGDKGKFAIEVDKIHVFDKETELTIL; this is encoded by the coding sequence ATGGCAAATTTATCATTGAAACATATATACAAAGTATATCAAGGGGATGTTACTGCAGTAAAGGATTTTAATCTTGAGATTGAAGATAAGGAATTTATAGTATTTGTAGGACCATCAGGTTGCGGTAAATCAACCACTTTAAGAATGATAGCAGGTCTTGAGGAAATATCAGACGGAGAACTTTGGATCGGAGATAAAATCGTTAATGATGTTGCACCAAAAGACAGAGATATAGCAATGGTTTTCCAAAGCTATGCATTATATCCACATATGACTGTTTATGATAATATGGCCTTCGGACTAAAATTAAGAAAAGTAGACAAAGCTGAAATAGATAAGAAAGTAAGAGAAGCTGCTAAGAGCCTTGACATAGAGCACTTATTAGATAGAAAACCAAAAGCACTTTCAGGTGGACAAAGACAAAGAGTTGCATTAGGTAGAGCTATAGTTAGAGAACCTAAGGTATTCTTAATGGATGAACCTCTTTCAAACTTGGATGCTAAGTTAAGAGTTCAGATGAGAACTGAAATATCTAAATTACACAAGAGACTTCAAACTACATTTATATATGTTACTCATGATCAAACAGAAGCTATGACTATGGGTACTAGAATAGTTGTTATGAGAGATGGACTAGTTCAACAAGTTGCAAGCCCACAAGAAGTTTATGATCACCCAGCAAACATATTTGTTGCAGGATTCATTGGATCTCCACAAATGAACTTTTTAGATGCTAAAGTTTCAGAAGAGCAAGGAAAAGTAGCTCTTACTGTAGGAACAGAGAGAATAGTTCTTAATGACCAACAATCATCAGTGTTAAAAAAGAACAATTATGTGGGAAAAGATGTTATAATGGGTATAAGACCAGAACATATTGATGATGATCCAGATTTTATAGCTAGAAATCAAAATTCAATTATCGAAGCTAAAGTAGAAGTTACAGAATTAATGGGTGCTGAAAGTTACATTTACGTATCAAAGGACGGAAACAACATGACAATAAGAGTAAATGGCAGCACTAAACTTGAATCTGGAGATAAAGGTAAATTTGCAATAGAAGTTGATAAGATACACGTATTTGATAAGGAAACAGAATTAACAATTTTATAG
- a CDS encoding radical SAM protein, which produces MLKNCELCNRRCKVDRLNGSIGFCRADDKIKVARAALHFWEEPCVSGQEGSGTVFFSHCNLSCVFCQNHEISQEHIGKEISIERLSEIFLELQEKNANNINLVTPTHYVPQIIEALRIAKNKGLTIPILYNTNGYDTLETIKALNGYIDVYLPDYKYFNEKYALRYSTVKGYVENINSLIGEMLNQVGTPRFDERGIISKGVIVRHLMLPGFLFDSKKVIDDIYRTFGDSVYISIMNQYTPMHKASDYPEINKTLNPKHYDSLIDYALSIGVKNGFVQDSGTSSKSFVPSFKNEGV; this is translated from the coding sequence ATGCTGAAAAATTGTGAGCTTTGTAATAGAAGATGTAAAGTCGATAGATTAAATGGAAGTATTGGTTTTTGTAGAGCTGATGATAAGATTAAAGTTGCTAGAGCAGCACTTCATTTTTGGGAAGAACCCTGTGTATCTGGCCAAGAAGGTTCCGGTACAGTATTTTTTTCTCATTGTAATCTTAGCTGTGTATTCTGTCAAAATCATGAGATAAGTCAAGAACATATTGGTAAAGAGATAAGTATAGAGAGACTAAGCGAAATATTTTTAGAACTCCAAGAAAAGAATGCTAACAATATAAACTTAGTAACGCCAACCCATTATGTCCCTCAAATAATTGAAGCTTTGCGTATAGCAAAAAATAAAGGATTAACAATACCAATCCTTTATAACACAAATGGATACGATACGTTGGAGACAATAAAGGCGTTAAATGGATATATCGATGTATATCTACCCGATTACAAATACTTCAACGAAAAATATGCATTAAGATATTCTACTGTAAAAGGGTATGTAGAGAACATTAATTCATTGATTGGTGAGATGCTTAACCAGGTTGGTACACCTAGATTTGATGAAAGAGGGATTATTTCTAAAGGTGTGATAGTACGTCATCTTATGCTTCCAGGATTTTTATTTGATAGTAAAAAAGTAATTGATGATATATATAGGACTTTCGGGGATTCCGTATATATAAGTATCATGAATCAATACACCCCTATGCATAAAGCATCTGATTACCCTGAAATAAATAAAACTCTTAATCCAAAACATTATGATTCACTTATTGATTATGCCTTATCTATTGGCGTTAAAAACGGATTCGTCCAAGACTCTGGAACTAGTAGTAAGAGTTTCGTCCCTTCTTTTAAAAATGAGGGAGTTTAA
- a CDS encoding YkvI family membrane protein encodes MRKEALKVFQVAAVFIGTIVGAGLASGKEITQFFTSYGYKSFIGIIFCGLFYIAMCSIMAKISIKFNLNSYGEVINVVSPNFLGKITGVITTLYLISSASIILAGSGALLHQFFGIPKILGTLIMATAALLALTRETSGLIEVNSFIVPSLILVISTILILYLVFYKDVVTIPHLKSLGAQKSNWWLSTILYSGYNILCCSGVLVPLSTEMKKTKTMILGISLGAIGLTLLCMAINLMLMLNQPYIYQYEIPLLYITNRFGRVLQIVLLCIIWLEMFSTEVSDVFSISKTIDKVLKIKYDTAIFLVIGLAILVSQIGFTNLISTLYPMFGVLSLIFISQCIYFYVRKMR; translated from the coding sequence GTGAGAAAGGAAGCCTTAAAGGTTTTTCAGGTAGCTGCAGTATTTATAGGCACAATAGTAGGAGCTGGATTAGCTTCTGGAAAAGAGATAACACAATTTTTTACATCTTACGGATATAAAAGTTTCATAGGGATTATTTTTTGTGGGCTGTTTTACATAGCTATGTGTTCCATAATGGCTAAAATCAGTATTAAATTTAATTTAAATTCATATGGAGAAGTTATAAACGTAGTAAGCCCTAACTTTCTCGGAAAAATAACAGGTGTAATAACCACACTTTATTTAATTTCTTCTGCCTCTATAATTTTGGCAGGTAGTGGAGCCTTATTGCACCAATTTTTTGGCATACCAAAAATTTTAGGTACTTTAATAATGGCTACAGCAGCTTTACTAGCTTTGACTAGAGAAACCTCCGGACTAATAGAAGTAAATTCCTTTATAGTACCTTCATTGATATTAGTTATATCAACTATACTAATTCTATATCTAGTGTTCTATAAAGATGTAGTTACTATACCTCACCTTAAAAGTCTTGGTGCCCAAAAAAGCAACTGGTGGCTGTCAACTATACTTTACTCTGGCTATAATATATTGTGCTGTTCAGGTGTTCTTGTGCCTCTAAGTACAGAAATGAAGAAAACCAAGACCATGATACTCGGAATTTCTTTAGGAGCAATAGGCTTAACATTATTATGCATGGCTATAAACCTTATGCTAATGCTGAATCAACCATATATATATCAATACGAAATACCATTATTATATATAACTAATAGATTCGGTAGAGTACTGCAGATAGTTCTCTTATGTATAATATGGTTAGAGATGTTTTCTACTGAAGTATCTGATGTATTTTCAATTTCAAAAACTATAGATAAAGTTCTTAAGATTAAATATGACACTGCTATATTCCTTGTTATTGGACTAGCTATATTAGTTTCTCAAATAGGCTTCACTAACTTGATATCTACCTTATATCCTATGTTCGGTGTATTAAGCTTAATTTTTATAAGCCAATGCATTTACTTTTATGTTCGAAAAATGAGATAA
- a CDS encoding TIGR01212 family radical SAM protein (This family includes YhcC from E. coli K-12, an uncharacterized radical SAM protein.), with amino-acid sequence MEQMKMWGNKPYHSLNYFLREKFGEKIFKISLDGGFTCPNRDGTISKGGCLFCSERGSGDFAGDRCFSITSQFNDIKNMMQKKWKNGKYIAYFQAYTNTYAPVEVLREKYEEALKQEDVIGIAIATRPDCLDEQVLDLLEEISKKVYLWVELGLQTVSDDTAKLINRGYKLEMFEQAVERLKRRSIDIVVHCIFGLPGETEQDMYKTVDYIAHSGVNGVKFHLLHLLKETPMVRLYDQGKLKFLSQEQYIDIICKSITMLPDDMVIHRLTGDAPRDSLIGPMWSLKKWEILNEIDNTMNRNHYYQGLYFTTNS; translated from the coding sequence ATGGAACAAATGAAAATGTGGGGAAATAAGCCTTACCATAGTTTGAATTATTTTCTAAGAGAAAAGTTTGGAGAAAAGATATTTAAAATATCTTTAGATGGGGGATTCACATGCCCTAATAGGGATGGAACTATAAGTAAGGGCGGTTGCCTGTTTTGTAGTGAAAGAGGATCGGGAGATTTTGCTGGAGACAGATGTTTCTCTATAACATCTCAATTTAATGATATAAAGAATATGATGCAAAAAAAGTGGAAGAATGGGAAGTATATAGCTTATTTTCAAGCATACACAAATACCTATGCACCAGTTGAGGTTCTTAGAGAAAAGTATGAAGAAGCTTTAAAGCAAGAAGATGTTATTGGTATAGCTATTGCCACTAGACCGGATTGTTTAGATGAGCAAGTGCTAGATTTATTAGAGGAAATAAGCAAAAAGGTATATCTCTGGGTGGAACTTGGACTTCAAACTGTTAGTGATGATACAGCAAAGTTGATAAATAGGGGCTACAAGCTCGAGATGTTTGAACAAGCTGTTGAGAGATTGAAACGAAGATCTATTGATATAGTTGTACATTGTATATTTGGACTTCCAGGTGAAACGGAACAAGATATGTATAAAACTGTTGATTATATTGCGCATAGTGGAGTAAATGGTGTGAAGTTTCATTTGCTACACTTGCTTAAAGAAACCCCGATGGTAAGATTATATGATCAAGGTAAGCTTAAATTTCTTTCTCAAGAACAATATATTGATATCATATGCAAATCAATTACTATGCTTCCTGATGATATGGTTATTCATAGATTAACAGGGGATGCACCAAGAGATTCATTAATTGGACCAATGTGGAGTTTGAAGAAATGGGAAATATTGAATGAAATAGATAATACTATGAATCGAAATCATTATTACCAGGGTTTGTACTTTACTACAAATAGCTAA
- a CDS encoding class I SAM-dependent rRNA methyltransferase: MSSKFYLHKIANKKLSAGRPWIYIDEINEYDGDYENGDIVEVYNDRSEFIGKGYINDRSKITIRLMTKDINEEIDINFFRKRLKNAWSYREKVIDTSSCRFVFGEADFLPGLTIDKFEDYYVIQISTLGMDKYRDIIVKVLTEDFGAKGIFERSDIGTREIEGLEQKKGFLTEQFDTMVEITENGVKYLVDLENGQKTGFFLDQKENRKAIHRICKDAEVLDCFTHTGSFALNAGVAGAKSVLGIDVSQHAVDFATKNSELNGLSDTVKFECHNAFDILPKWAKEDRKFDVVILDPPAFTKSKNTVTGAKRGYKEINLRGLKMVREGGFLVTCSCSHYMSEELLKKTIEEAARDAKRQLRQVEFRTQSADHPILWSSDESYYLKFFIFQVI; encoded by the coding sequence ATGAGTAGTAAGTTTTATTTACATAAAATAGCAAACAAGAAGCTATCAGCTGGACGCCCTTGGATATACATAGATGAGATAAATGAATACGATGGTGATTATGAAAACGGTGATATCGTTGAAGTTTACAATGATAGAAGTGAGTTTATAGGAAAAGGTTACATAAATGATAGAAGCAAAATAACTATAAGATTGATGACTAAAGATATCAATGAAGAAATAGATATTAACTTCTTCAGAAAAAGATTAAAGAATGCATGGAGTTATAGAGAAAAGGTAATAGATACTTCTAGCTGCAGATTTGTATTTGGAGAAGCGGATTTTCTTCCTGGTCTTACTATAGACAAGTTTGAAGATTATTATGTAATTCAAATATCTACTTTAGGTATGGATAAATATAGAGACATAATAGTTAAAGTTCTTACTGAGGATTTTGGCGCTAAAGGAATATTTGAAAGAAGCGATATCGGAACAAGAGAGATTGAAGGCTTAGAACAAAAGAAAGGCTTCTTGACTGAGCAATTTGATACAATGGTTGAAATTACAGAAAACGGAGTAAAATATCTTGTTGATTTAGAAAATGGCCAAAAAACAGGCTTTTTCTTAGATCAAAAAGAAAACAGAAAAGCAATTCATAGAATATGCAAAGATGCTGAAGTTCTAGATTGCTTTACTCATACTGGCTCCTTTGCGCTAAACGCGGGAGTAGCAGGTGCTAAGTCAGTTCTTGGAATAGATGTATCTCAGCATGCAGTTGATTTTGCAACAAAGAATTCTGAGCTTAATGGTCTTTCAGACACAGTTAAGTTCGAATGTCATAATGCCTTCGATATACTTCCAAAATGGGCTAAAGAAGACAGAAAGTTTGATGTTGTTATCCTTGATCCACCTGCATTTACTAAGTCAAAGAATACAGTTACAGGTGCAAAAAGAGGTTATAAAGAAATCAATCTTAGAGGTTTAAAGATGGTTAGAGAAGGCGGCTTCCTAGTTACTTGTTCATGCTCACATTATATGAGCGAAGAACTTTTAAAGAAAACCATTGAAGAAGCTGCTAGAGATGCAAAAAGACAACTAAGACAAGTGGAATTTAGAACGCAGTCTGCAGATCATCCTATATTATGGAGTTCAGATGAAAGTTACTACTTAAAGTTCTTTATATTCCAAGTAATTTAA
- a CDS encoding PucR family transcriptional regulator: MYNFKDYLARLSENSGVEFKLSLDDNTILFNSIISIDGALLLEKELWLGAQKAKLAISKSFEMCIPLLKYSIETKYREIFSMREQLVINMLEGKGVSSEALYNALPFLSNRCTLFLISLSKNRYDALNVIKESYDDENIISMIYKDYIVILGNFEDELDHANSMKDSILSDIYTKCYISYSSFSGGADDIKNAFNDAALYITLSKKYDLKETVYDSDKLILEKVIYNINDNMKEELFIKFKDKFSKFDSEIISTIEEFANCGLNISEAAKKLYIHRNTLIYRLDKIYKDTGYDIRNFKEASIFIIAFFIWKERRA; this comes from the coding sequence ATGTACAATTTCAAAGACTATCTTGCTAGATTGAGTGAAAATAGTGGTGTGGAGTTTAAACTTTCATTAGATGATAATACGATATTATTTAATTCAATAATATCAATTGATGGAGCGCTGCTATTAGAAAAAGAGCTTTGGCTTGGAGCACAAAAAGCTAAGCTTGCAATCAGCAAAAGCTTTGAAATGTGCATTCCCCTACTAAAATATTCAATTGAAACTAAATATAGAGAAATATTCTCTATGAGAGAACAACTTGTTATTAATATGTTGGAAGGAAAGGGTGTTTCTTCAGAAGCTTTATATAATGCATTGCCCTTTCTATCCAATAGATGTACATTGTTCCTTATATCTTTAAGTAAAAATAGATATGATGCTCTTAATGTAATAAAAGAATCCTATGATGATGAAAACATAATAAGTATGATTTATAAAGATTATATAGTTATTTTAGGAAATTTTGAAGATGAATTAGATCATGCAAATAGTATGAAGGACTCTATTCTTTCAGACATATATACAAAATGCTATATAAGTTACAGCTCTTTTAGTGGTGGAGCTGATGATATAAAAAATGCGTTCAATGATGCAGCATTGTATATAACTCTTAGTAAGAAATATGATTTGAAAGAAACAGTATATGATTCAGACAAACTCATTTTAGAGAAGGTAATCTATAATATAAATGACAACATGAAGGAAGAACTCTTTATAAAGTTTAAAGATAAGTTCTCTAAATTTGATTCTGAAATTATAAGTACTATAGAGGAATTTGCTAATTGTGGACTTAATATCAGTGAAGCAGCTAAAAAGTTATATATACATAGAAATACTCTTATATATAGATTAGATAAAATATATAAAGATACTGGATATGATATAAGAAACTTTAAAGAAGCCTCAATATTTATAATAGCCTTCTTTATCTGGAAGGAAAGAAGAGCTTAA